From the Trueperaceae bacterium genome, the window CCGTACAACGGCAAGAAGGTCTACGTCGGGATCCGGCCCGAGGCCATCGACCTCAAGGGCTTCACGGACATCCCCGAGGGCGACAACATCATCCGCGCCACCGTCGACGTGGTCGAGCCCCTTGGCGCCGAGACCCACATCATCGCTTCAGTGGGCGGCGACCAGAGCGTCGTCGCACGCGTCGACGCCCACGCCAACGTCAAGCCCGGCGACTCGGTCGAGCTGCTCGCGCGCCTCGACTCGCTGCACGCCTTCGACATGGAGAACGAGAAGAACATCCGGTTCTCGTGAGCGCCGCGGCGGCGCGCTAGCGGGACCGACGGGTCGGCGCCTCCACGGGCCGGCCCGTCGCCGTGCGGCGGACCCACCGCGGCGCTTGGGCGAGGGCCCGGACCGGCCGTGTTCCGCCATCGGGGCGCGTCAGAGACTTAGCGGCCAGGAGCGGCAACGGTAGACTACCGTGATGCTCTTGGCCGCCCTTCATTCAGTCGACAAGGCGTACGGCGAGCAGGTCGTGCTCGATGCCGCCACGCTGGAGCTGAGGGACGGCGACCGCACGGCGCTCATCGGCCGCAACGGGGCCGGCAAGAGTACGCTGCTGCGCCTGCTCATGGCCGCCGAGGCGCCAGACGCCGGCGGCGTCTACCGGGCCGAGGGCACGGTCATCGCCATGTTGGAGCAGGACCCGCGCTTCGAGCCCGGAGAGACCGTCGTCGGCATCAGCGAGCGCGCGTTCGCGGAGCTGGACGAGCTGGAGAGGCGGCTCGAGGCCCTCGAGACCGCCGGCCTCGACGATCCCGAGCGCTACCACCGGTGGGAGGTCGTCCACGCGACCTTCGAGCGGCGGGGCGGCTACGCGCGCCGGGCGCGACGCGACGCCGTGCTCAGCGCACTAGGGTTCAAGGAGCGCCACCACGAGCTCGTCGCCAGCCTCTCCGGCGGCGAACGCACGCGGCTGGGCCTCGCGCGGCTGCTCATGGCCCAGCCCGACGTGCTGCTCCTCGACGAGCCGACCAACCACCTCGACATCGAGATGCGCGCCTGGCTCGAAGGCCACCTGGCGCGTTACCCGGGCGCGGCGCTCATCGTCTCGCACGACCGGGCGTTCCTCGACGGCGCCTGCGACCGCACGGCGGAGGTGAGCCGGGGCGAGCTCCGCGTCGGCGCCGGCAACCCGACCGCGTTCCGCGCGGCCAGGGCCGAGGCCGAGCGCATCCAGGCCCAGACGCGCGCCAACCAGGAGCGCGAGCTGGCGCGCCTCGACGCGGCCGCCGAGCAGATGAAGCGTTGGGCCGGCCAGAGCGAGAAGCTCCACCGGCGCGCCAAGGCCATGGAGCGCAGGGCCGACCGGTACGAGGTCGGGATGATCGACGAGGTGAGGGGCAAGGAGCGCACGACGCGCTTCACGTTCGACTGCGAGGCGAGCGCCTCGATCGTCATGACCGCAGAGCACCTGAGCAAGAGCTTCGGCGGGCGCAAGCTCCTGGACGACCTGACCCTCGAGGTGCGGCAGGGCGAGCGCATCGCGCTCGTCGGGCCCAACGGGGCGGGGAAGACCACCCTCCTGCGGCTGCTGCTCGGCGAGCACGCGTCCGACCACCCCCTCGGGGTCGTCCGCACGGGCGTGCGGGTGAGGGTGGGGTACTACGACCAGGGCCTGAAGGGGGTCGACGGCGACGCCACCCTCTTCGAGGAGCTCCTCAAGCGCATGGGCGACGCCGACGCCCACAACGCACTCGGGCGCTTCCTGTTCCCGTACGAGGCGCAGTTCAAGCGCGTCAACGACCTCTCGGGCGGCGAGCGGGCGCGCCTCGCGCTCCTCGACCTGACCCTGGCGCGCCGCAACCTGCTCGTCCTCGACGAGCCGACCAACCACCTGGACGTCGAGATGATAGAAGCGCTCGAGGCCGCGCTCGACGCGTACGAGGGCACGCTCATCCTCGTGTCGCACGACAGGCGCTTCCTCTCCAAGCTAGCCACACGCGTCTGGGAGGTAAGGGACGGGCGTTTCACCGACTACGCCGGCGACTGGCACTACTACGTGCGCAAGCGCGGGGAGGCGCACCCGGGCGCGATCGTCGCGTCCAGCGAGGGCGCGCGGGGCGGCACGCGCGGGGCAGGCTCGGGAGCCGTAGCCGACGACCGTGGGGAGGACGGCGCCGCCGCCGGCTACCGCCGCGGAGCCGGCGGCTGGCAGGCGCGCTCGCCGACCCCTTCCCGGTGGCAGTTGGAGAGGCGGCTGGCGGCGCTGGAGGGCGAGATCGCCGAGGTGGAGGAGCTGCTCGCGGACGTGACGCGCCTGCTCGGCTCGCCGATGACCCTCACGGCCTCCGACCTGGCGGCGCTCGGCGTCGGCGACTGGCGTACGGCCGGGCCTCCGCCGTCCACCGCGGAGCTCCTCGCCGCTCTGGGTGCCGAGCATGCCATCCTGGAAGCGCGGCTCCTCCAGCACATGGCGGAGTGGGAAGACACGACGGACATGCTGAGCGCCGCCGCCGCGACCGGCGGCAAGAGCGGCTAGCGAGAGCAGTCAGGTCTAGGAGGCGAGGACAAAGATGCAACGCGTTCGTTACCGGAGCTTCGACGGGGTCCATTGGGGCGAGCTCGAAGGCGGGATGATCCACCAGTTGACGCACATGCTCGGCTCGCCGAGCGGGCACCGCGTGCCGCTGAGCGACGTGTCGTTGCTGCCCCCGTGCGAGCCGAACGTCATCGTGTGCGTGGGCAGGAACTACGCCGATCACATCCGCGAGCTCGGCAACGACAAGGCCGGGCTGCCGACCGAGCCGGGGCTGTTCCTCAAGGGCCTGAACACCCTGAGCGGCGCTGGCGACGACGTGCCTTACCCGGCCTGGACCGACGACCTGCAGTACGAGGGCGAACTGGCCGTCGTCATCGCCAGGGAACTGCGCAACGTCGTGGTCGAGGAGGCGCTCGACCACGTCCTCGGCTACACGTGCGCCCTCGACGTGACGGCGCGCGACAAGCAACGCGCCGACCTCCAGTGGGTGAGGGCCAAGTCGGCCGACGGCTTCTGCCCGGTGGGGCCGTGGCTCGAGACGGACCTTGACCCCGCCGACCTGCGGATCACCACGCGCGTCAACGGCGAGGTCCGGCAGGACGGCAGGACGTCGGACATGATCTTCCCGGTCGCTCAGGTGCTGGCCTACATCAGTCGGTTCATGACGCTGCGCCCCGGTGACGTCGTGCTCACGGGCACGCCCGAGGGCGTCGGCAAGCTCAAGGTAGGGGACTCGGTCGAGGTGAGCGTGGAAGGCGTCGGCACGTTGACCAACCAGGTCGCGGCCGAGGTGCTCCCACCGCCGAGCGCATGACCCTGCCGCAGGGGCTGGACGCCGCGACCGGCAGGAAGGCCGTCGACAACGTGCCCGATGACGCGGTGCCACCCGACTACCCGCGGGTGCGCGACTTGGGCGGCGGCGTGCTGCAGATCGACACGGGCCACCTGGGCAACCCGGGCACCATCGCCGTGTTCGCCCTCCCACTCCCGAGCGGCGGCTTCGCGCTCGTCGAGAGCGGGCCGGGCAGCACCCGCGCCGCCGTCAGCGCCGGCCTGCACGAGGCGGGCTTGGGGCCTAGCGACCTACGCTACGTCCTGCTCACCCACATCCACCTCGACCACGCGGCGGCCGCCGGCGCCCTCCTCGAGGGCGCGGACGCGAAGCTCGTGGTGCACGAGGCCGGGGCGCCGCACATGATCGACCCGAGCCGCCTCATGGCGAGCGCTCTGCGCGTGTACGGCGACGCCCTCACCAAGCTCTGGGGCGTCATGCTCCCGGTGCCTTCGGAGCGCGTGCTGGCCGTCGCCGGGGGCGAGCGGCTCGACATCGGCGGCCTGAGCGTGCGCGTCATCGCGACGCCGGGCCACGCCTCCCACCACGTCAGCTACCTCCTGGACGACGGCACGCTCTTCACCGGCGACAGCGCCGGCGTGCGCCTCGGCGGGACCGACCTGCTGCGTCCGGCCCTGCCGCCGCCCGACCTCGACCTCGAGGCGTGGCGAGGCAGCGTCGAGCGCATGGTGGCGGCCGCGCCCGAGCGGCTCGTGCTCACCCACTTCGGGCAGGTGGACGGACGCCATGCGGCCGCGGCCCACCTACGGTCGGTCGTCGAGCGCAACCGGGAGTGGAGCGAGGCCGTCCTGACGGGCATGAACGCCGGCGAAGACGACGCCGCGCTCGTTGCCCGCGTGCAACGCCTCGAGGACGCGGAGCTGGCCGCGGCCGGCGTCCTGCCCGGCATCCGGCTCCGCTACAAGATCACGTCGGACGCCGCCATGACCGTGTCCGGCCTCAAGCGCTACTTCACCAAGCTGCACCCTGAGCGGCTGACGCTCGCATGAGCGCGGTCATGGAGGCGTCGTCGAACGATCCGGGGGCCGCGTCCCCGGGCCCCCTGCCTCGGTCGCTAGCCGTCCCCGAGCGGGCAGCCGCCGCGTCCGGCGCGCCCACTCGTTTCCCGCTCGGGCGCCCCGCACGCCTGGCCGTGTTCGCCTCGGGGCGCGGGACCAACCTCCAGTCGCTCCTGCACGCGTTCCCGGCCGGCCACGAGCTCGCCTCCGTCGTGCTGGTCGTCAGCAACCGGCCCGACGCCTTGGCGCTGGAACGCGCGCGCGCCGCGGGGGTGGAAGCCGTACACGCGCCCTGGCCGAACCGCGCCGCCTTCGAGGCAGCGGCGAACGGCCTGCTCGCCGACCGTGGGGTTGACCTCGTCTGCCTCGCGGGCTTCATGCGGCTGCTGTCGGCCGGCTTCACGGAGCGCTGGGCGGGACGGCTCGTGAACGTCCACCCGAGCCTGCTCCCCGCCTTCCCGGGGCTAGACGCCCACGGGCAGGCCATAGCGGCCGGCGTGAAGGAGTCCGGCTGCACCGTGCACCTTGTAGACGCTGGGGTGGACTCCGGTCCGGTGATACTGCAACGCAAGGTGCCCGTGTTGCCCGGCGACGATGCCGACACCCTGGCCGAGCGCGTCCTCGCCGCGGAGCACGAGGCGTACCCGGCGGCCCTCCGCCTGCTGCTCACTGGCGCCTGGCGTCATGACGATCGTGGAGAGAACGGATGAGGGTCGTAGTCGTAGGTAGCGGCGGCCGGGAGCACGCCTTGGATTGGGTGCTTCGCGCGGGCGGGGCAGACGTGGCGCTGGTGGGCGCAGACCCCGACGTGGAGGCCCTGGCCGAGCGCATCGCTGCGCGCGAGCCCAACCTGGTCGTCATCGGGCCGGAGGCTCCGCTCGTCGCCGGGCTCGCCGACGTGTTGCGCAGCAGGGGTCTCGACGTCTTCGGGCCGTCGCGCGAGGCGGCTGCGCTCGAGGGTTCCAAGGTGGTGGCCAAGGCGTTTATGTCGCGGTGGGGAGTGCCGACCGCATGGTACTCTACATTTGATAATGCTAACGACGCCCTTGCCTATCTCAGGACCGCTACCGCCCCCATCGTCGTGAAGGACTCGGGGTTGGCTGCCGGCAAGGGTGTCACCGTCGCCGGCACGCTGGAGGAGGCCGAGGCGGCCGTGCGCGCCGTGTTCTCGGGCGGTGCCGGCGCGGCCGACACGCGAAGCGGCGCGCGCCGCGAGGTCGTCGTCGAGGAGTGCCTGAGCGGTCGCGAGCTGACCCTCATGCTCCTCACGGACGGCGCCACGTACCGCCTGCTGCCCACCGCGCGCGACCACAAGCGCCTGCGCGACGGCGAGGCGGGCGAGATGACCGGCGGCATGGGCGTGGTGGCCCCCGTCGCGCTGGCCGACCCCGCGCTGCTCGCCACGATCGAGGAGACCGTCGTCAAGCCGGTCGTCGCGGGCCTCGCCGCCGAGGGGCTCTTCTACCGCGGCGTCCTGTACATCGGCCTGATGCTCACCCCGGACGGCCCGAAGGTCCTGGAGTTCAACGTCCGCTTCGGCGACCCGGAGGCGCAGGCCGTGCTCCCGCTGCTCGCCTCGAACGCGCCGGAGCTGTTCCGGGCGGTGGCCAGGGGAGAGCTGGCGACCATGAGCATCGCGTGGCGAGCCGCCCACGCCGCCTGCGTGGTCATGGCGGCGCCCGGCTACCCGGCCGCGCCCGTGGCGGGCGTGCCGGTGAGCGTGCCGCAAGACCTCGGGGAGGGCGTCATGGTGTTCGCCGGCGGCCTCGCGCCCGCTGGTGGGCCGGGCGAGTACGTCACGTCGGGCGGGCGGGCGCTGAACGTGGTCGGCCTCGGCGCCACCGCCGCCGAGGCGCGAGCGTCCGCCTACGCCGCCGTCGAGCGGATCTCCTTCCCGGGGGCGCAGTACCGCACGGACATCGGCGCGTGACTCCCATACGGCCGCCCCGCGCGCCGGGCGGTAGCTCGTCGCGTCCGCGCCTGCTTGTGACGCAACGCACTACCGATCCGCTTGTGCTAATGCGCACGAGCGCTCCGGCGGACCGACGGCACGGTAGACTCGCGTTATGCATAGCGCCCCCCGGCTCACGGCCAGCCCTGACGCGCCCAGGCCCGGTCGTCAACCCGTTCAGGTCGCCCGCGCCGCCACCCTCCTAGGGCTCGTGGCGCTCCTCCTCGCCGCCTGCGCGCCGAGCGGGGACGCCCCGCGCGTAGGCGTGGAGCAGCTCACGGAGCCCATCTCCTTCTACCCGAACCAGACGGGCGCGACTTGGGAGTACCTGCCCAACGGCGCCCGCCTCACGGACCCCCGCACCTCGGTGCAGATCGTCGGTCCGACGGTCGTCGACGGCGAGGTCTGGGTGGCCTGGCACGCGCGGGGCCGCGGCCTCGACGAGACGAGCTACCGCCAGGTCCGGGCGGACGGCGTGTGGCTCAAGCGCCAGGAACGCCTGGGCACGACCTACACGTTCGACCCACCGCTGAGGGAGTACCCCTCGCAGGCCGAGCTCCGCGTCGGCGGTCTCTGGACGGGCAAGACGACCGTCCACATCAGCGCAGACGCCGGCAAGCAGGACCTCACCCTAGCCGTCGACTACACCTACATGGTCGTCGACAAGCGCAAGGTGACGGTGCCGGCCGGCGAGCTGGAGGTGTACGTCATCGACTTCATCAGCCGCACCATCGACGAGAACGGCGCCGTCACCGAAGAGCTGACGCAACAGTCGTGGTTCTCGCCGTACCTCGGCGACGTGCGCCTACGGTCCAACCAAGTGCTGGTCGGCACGAACGTGTCCGCCCTGGCCCCTCAGGAGCCGTGAGCCGGAAGGCGCCATGAGTTCCGACCCCGCCAACACCCCCCCGGCCAAGCCTCCGCCCACCGGGCTCCTGGAGCGCGTCGACCAGCCGGAAGACCTGAAGCGACTCGAGCCCACCCAGTTGCCGGAGTTGGCCGAAGAGCTCCGCTCCGAGGTCATCCGCGTCTGCTCCGTCGCCGGGGGTCACCTGGCCTCGAGCCTCGGCGCCGTCGAGCTGACCGTCGCGCTGCACTACCTGTTCGACACGCGCCGCGACCGCGTCGTGTGGGACGTCGGCCATCAGACCTACGGCCACAAGATCCTGACGGGCAGGAAGGACCGGATCGAGACGATCCGCACGGGCGGCGGCCTCGCCGGCTTCACATCCATCGGCGAGTCCGAGCACGACGCCCTCACCGTCGGGCACGCCTCGACGAGCCTCGCGGCGGCGCTCGGCATGGCGCTCGCCCGCGACGCCCGCGGCGACGACTACGAGGTCGCCGCCGTCATCGGCGACGGCGCCCTGACGGGCGGCATGGCCCTCGCCGCGCTCAACCAGATCGGCCACCTCAAGCCGCGCATGCTCATCGTGCTCAACGACAACGAGATGTCGATCAGCGAGAACGTGGGCGCCATCAACCACTACATGCGCACGTTGCAGGTGCAGCCGTGGTTCCAGCGGGCGGAGGACCGCGCCAAGGCGGGCCTCACGCGCGTCTGGGAGCCGCTCGGCGACCTGAGCAGCCGCGCCAAGAAGGCCGCGCGCCGCTTCTTCGACCCCGCCAGCAACAACCCGTTCCACGCCATGGGCCTGCGCTACGTCGGGCCGATCGACGGGCACGACATCCCGCAGCTGCTCTACTACCTCGCCAAGATCCGCGAGCTGGACGGCCCGACGATGCTCCACATCGTCACCCGCAAGGGCAAGGGCTACGAGGTGGCCGAGTCCGACCCGATCACGTGGCACGGCGCCTCCACCTTCGACCCCAAGCACCCCGTCGCTAAGGGCAAGAGCCACACGTGGTCGAGCGCGTTCGGCGACGCGGCCGCCGCCATGGCGCAAGCCGACGACCGCGTGTGGGTCATCACCCCGGCCATGCGCGAGGGCAGCGGGCTCGTCGAGTACAGCAAGACGCACGCCGACCGCTACCTCGACGTCGGGATAGCCGAGGACGTCGCCGTCACCGTGGGCGCCGGGCTCGCGCTGCGCGGTGAGAAGCCGATCGTCGCCATCTACTCCACGTTCCTGCAACGGGCCTTCGACCAGGTCGTGCACGACGTGGCCCTCGACGAGCTGGACGTCATCTTCGCCATCGACCGTGCCGGCCTCGTCGGCGGCGACGGCGCCACGCACCAGGGCATCTACGACCTCGCCTACTTACGCACGGTGCCTCACGTCGGCATCGGCATGCCGCGCGATGCCACCGAGCTGCGTGGGATGCTGAAGGCCGCGCACCGCCTCGGCGGCCCCAAGGCCATCCGGTGGCCGAGGGGGAGCGTGGCGCCGGCTGCGGACACGCCCTTCGCTGAGTGGCCGGAGGTCCGGTGGGGGAGCTGGGAGGTCGTCAAGGACGGCACAGACGTGGTCGTGCTCGGCATCGGCCCCACCGTCGACTACGCCCTCGCGGCCGCGGCCGACGACCCCCGCGTTGCGGTCGTGAACGCCCGCTTCGTCAAGCCGCTCGACACGGAGCTCCTGCTGCGGCTGGTGCGCCCCGCGAAAGCCATCGTGACCGTCGAGGACCACACGGTGGTCGGCGGCCTGGGCAGCGCCGTCCTGGAGGCCCTCGCCGACGCCGGCGTGGCGACGCGGCTCGTGCGCCTCGGCGTCCAGGACACGACCGTGCCGCACGGCGATCCGGTGGCGCAGCACGAGGAGCTCGGGTACGGGCCGAAGGCGATCGGTCGGGCGCTGGCGAGGCTCGGCGTCGGTCCAGGCGCGAGGGATGGACGCGCCGCGGCCATATGACCGTCTAGACACGCGGCCTAGTACGAGGCGAAGTGGCGACCCCGGCAGCTCAGAGCCCACTAACGGTGGCGGGTGGCCTGGCAGAGCCCGTGCCGCTGAAGACACACCCGAACCGGAGCCGGGGGAGCAGGATGCGCCGGAAACGCGAGCGCGCGATTGACACGCCGCGAGCCCGCCAGGTATCCTTGCTTTCGCCTTGGTGGCCGGTAATACCGACGGGAACGGCAACCAGGCGCAGCGCGGAGCCGTAGTGTAGCGGTTAGCATATCTGCCTGTCACGCAGAAGGTCGCGGGTTCAAATCCCGTCGGCTCCGCCACCGACCGAAGGCCAGCCGGGCGAGCGCGTACTCGAATCTTGGGGCGCGCTCCCCGCTGCCGGAGGGGCAAGGCCAGGTAGCTCAGTCGGTAGAGCATGCGACTGAAAATCGCAGTGTCGGCAGTTCGATTCTGCCCCTGGCCACCACGGACCGCGGGCGCCGTCAACCCACTCACAGGCGAGCGGCGCTCCGCGCTTGAAGCGGCTGTGGTAGGGCCCCAGGCGCGCCAATGTAGCTCAGCGGTAGAGCAGCCGATTCGTAATCGGCAGGTCGTCGGTTCAAATCCGACCATTGGCTCCACGAGAAAGCCCGTTCAGGACGATGGTTCTGAACGGGCTTCTTCTTACCATGATCACTTCGGCGGCTCTGTACCCCCAGTTGTACCCACAAGTTCGTCGGAAGCTTGGAGCGAACCCGCTTCCCTCGTCAGTCCTGCTGCGTCTCGCGTGGGAACCGACGACTGGTGGTTCTATCTTCTGATCCCTCGGTACTCGGCCCCGGCGTGACCGCGGTCCGGTCGCTTATAGGCCATCCTTCCCGTGAAGTCCGCCTCCACTAACGGTTGGGATTTGCGTCGACCGGTTACGTCCTTTCGCCACACCATGCGCACATGGATCTCGGGCGGTCACTCACTCCGGCTCCCAGTCGCCCACGGGCCTGGTCAACGCCCTGGCCGTGAGCCACTCGTCCGGGCACGGCCGCAACAGGTCCTGGACGGCGGCGGGGTCGGTCAACTCGGGGTCGAGCCACCTGTCGACGTCCGCCGGGTCGAGGATGACCGGCATGCGGTCGTGGATCGGCGCCATCAGGGCGTTGGGGCTGGTCGTCAGGAGGGTGAACGAAGCTCCCCATTCGTGCAGGGCGTACAAGCCCGCGATGATGAGGGGTCGGCCGTCTTGCCGCGCGATCCAGTAAGGCTGCTTGCGCTTGGCGCCTTCGATCGGCTGCCATTCGTAGAAGCCGCTGACCGGGACGACGCACCTGGAACGCCGCAGCGCGTCGCGGAAGGACGGCTTCTCAGCCGCGGATTCCGCTCTGGCGTTGAAAAGGGTGCTCTTGACTTGCGCGGGGTCGCGCACCCAACCGGGCTCCAAGCCCCAGCGGCCGACGAGCGTCGTCTCCACGCCGTGCGGTTGCGCTACGAATGCGATCTGCTCGGTAGGCGCGAGGTTGAAGCCGAGCCCGCCCTGCTGCATGGCGGTCAGTATGCGGCGGTAGTAGCCGTCCGGGCCAAGCTCGTCTATCAGCGCCTGTACGTCCTTGTCGATCTTTCCCATGCGCCCGCACATGTCATCGAGGATGGTAGCGCGAGCCGGGCCTAGCGTGGGGAGGCTGCGGCACGAGCGGCGGTCGCGTTCCGGCTCGCCGAGCCGCTCCCGCCGCGCTCCCACCCCTTTGGGTGTAAGGTTTCGCGTGATGTCTCTCTCATGGCACGCTCTCATCATCGGTCTGGCAGGCGGGTTCTTCGGGAGCATGGTCGGCCTCGGGGGAGCCGTCGTCATGATCCCGCTCATGACCGGCTGGGCGAAGATAAGCCAGCACAAGGCGCACGCCACGAGCCTAATAGCGGTCGTGTTCACCGGGCTCGTCGGGGCTTGGGCCTACGCGGGCGATGGCAAGCTGGACTGGGGCATCGCCGTCACCGTCGGCGTGGCGGCCGTGGTCACCTCGATCATCGCCGCGGCCTACTCGGCGAAGGTCCCCGCCGGTCTGCTGAAGAAGATCTTCGGTGGTCTGCTCGTCGCCGCCGCCGTCTTGCTCATCTCCGGGCTCGAGGTCTCCGGCACGGGCATCGGGGGCGCCTGGCGGATCCCTTCCGCGCTCCTCCTCGGCCTCATGTCCGGCACCCTGACGGGCCTGCTAGGCATCGGGGGCGGCGCTTTCGTCGTGCCGCTGCTCGTGTTCGCGTTCGGCCTGCCGCAGCACATCGCGCAAGGCACCAGCCTGGCGGTCATGATCCCGGCGGGCATCGCCGGTACCCTGGTGCATGCCCGGGCCGGGCGCCTGGACCCGAAGCTCGCGGTGGGCCTCATCATCGGGGTCGCCATCGGCGCGTTCGGCGGCGGCAAGCTCGCGCTCCTCACGCCCGAGCGGCCGCTTCAGATCATCTTCGGGCTTATCCTGTTATGGACGGGAGCGCGGTACCTGCTTCCGAGGCGCAAGCCGACGCCATGAAGCGCCCGCCCCGGCCGACGTGGTCAGGGCGTCCCGGCACCGCCGGAGGGAGCGACTCGACCCTGATGGATAGAGACGATGGATCGGCGCCGAGGCACCCCTTCAGGCCCCAGCCTGACCGTTCTGCCGGTCTCCGTCGCCGTCGGGCGGGGGAGGCTGAGCGTCTGGGACGCCGTGGCCTTCTGCGTCCTGCTGGCCGTCCTCGCGCTGGTGGCGCTCGGCGGTAGAGGAGCGTTCGCGGAGCTTGGCGCGGCCGAGGCCGGCGCGCGCTCCCTCGATCCCCGCTCGCTGCCGTGGTACGCGGCGCGTACGAGCCTGCGCATGGTCATCGCCCTCGGCGCGTCGTTCCTGTTCACCCTTGGCTACGCGACCCTAGCCGCCAAGAACCGCCGGGCGGGCGCCTTCCTCATCCCGCTTCTCGACGTCCTGCAGTCCGTGCCCGTTCTAGGCTTCGTGTCCGTCGCCACCCTGTTCTTCTTGAACCTCACGCCCGGTCGCGTGTTCGGCGCCGAGCTCGTGGCGCTGTTCGCCATCTTCACGAGCCAGGCCTGGAACATGACCTTCAGCCTCTACGCGTCGCTGCTGAGCGTCCCTAAGGAGTTGGAGGAGGTCGGGCGCTCGTTCATGCTCGGCGCCTCGGCCCGGTTCTGGCGCATCGAGCTGCCTTACGCGCTGCCGCCGCTCGTGTGGAACGCCATGGTGTCGATGTCCGGCGCCTGGTTCTTCGTCGTCGCCGCGGAGTCGATCGCGGTCGGCAACACGACGATCGACCTACCCGGCGTCGGCACCTACATCGCCTCGGCGCTCGCGGCCCGCGACCTCGCCGCCGTCGGCTGGGCGATCCTGACCATGGCATGCGTGATCCTCGCGTACGACGTGCTCCTCTTCCGCCCCCTCGTGGCGTGGTCCGCGCGCTTCCGGTACGACACCGGCTACGGCGGGGGCGAGGAGGAGGCCTCCGTCGTCTACCGGGCGCTGACGCGCTCGCGCCTGGTGCGCGGCGTGGTCGCGCGCCTGGCGGCGTCGACGCCGCGCCGGAGACCGACGGCGCCACCGCGCCCGGCGCTTCCGAGCGACCCGGCGAGGGAGCGCCGCCTGGACGCGGTCTTCGGCTGCGTGGCCGGCGGCGCCGCGCTCACGTGCCTGGTGTTGGCGTGGCGCTACCTCGGCGACGCCGTGTCCGCCGCCGAGGCGTGGCGCGTGGTGGTGCTCGGCTCCTACACGGCGCTGCGCGTGTTCGTGCTGGTGGGCGTCGCGAGCCTGGTATGGGTGCCGATCGCCGTCCACGTCGGCCTGCGCCCGCGCCTGCGCGCGCTCGTGCAGCCCGCCGCGCAGGTCCTCGCGGCGTTCCCCGCCAACCTCCTGTTCCCGCTCGCCGTCTGGGCCATCGTCAGGTACGGGCTGGACCCCAACGTCTGGCTCAGCCCGCTGATGATCTTGGGGACGCAGTGGTACATCCTCTTCAACGTCGCGGCCGGCGCAGCCGGCATACCGAGCGAGCTACGCGACGTCTCCGCCGGCTTCCACGTGCGGGGCTGGCTCTGGTGGCGCAAGGTCGCCCTGCCGGCGGTCGCCTCGACCTTCCTGACCGGCGTCGTCACGGCCTCCGGCGGCGCCTGGAACGCCAGCATCGTGGCCGAGCTCGTCCACTGGGGCGACGAGACCATCGAGGCGGCCGGACTCGGGGCCTACATCGTGAAGGCCACGACGGACGGCGACGGCGCGCGCATCGTGCTCGGCATCGCCGTGATGAGCCTCTACGTCGTACTCATCAACCGCGCGGTCTGGGAGCCGCTGCGACGGCATGTCGCCAGGCGCTTCCGCCTAGAGTGAGGGCATGGAGATGGCCGACATGGAGATCGTACGGCTCGCGGGGGTCGGCAAGACCTTCGCTCGCCCGGGCGCGCAGCCGCTCGTGGTCCTGGAGGGCGTCTCGCTCACGTTGCGCCGGGGAGAGATCGTCGGCATAGTCGGCCGGTCCGGCTCCGGCAAGAGCACGCTCCTCAGGGTCATAGCGGGCCTGACGCAGGCCACCGCGGGCTC encodes:
- the dxs gene encoding 1-deoxy-D-xylulose-5-phosphate synthase; the protein is MSSDPANTPPAKPPPTGLLERVDQPEDLKRLEPTQLPELAEELRSEVIRVCSVAGGHLASSLGAVELTVALHYLFDTRRDRVVWDVGHQTYGHKILTGRKDRIETIRTGGGLAGFTSIGESEHDALTVGHASTSLAAALGMALARDARGDDYEVAAVIGDGALTGGMALAALNQIGHLKPRMLIVLNDNEMSISENVGAINHYMRTLQVQPWFQRAEDRAKAGLTRVWEPLGDLSSRAKKAARRFFDPASNNPFHAMGLRYVGPIDGHDIPQLLYYLAKIRELDGPTMLHIVTRKGKGYEVAESDPITWHGASTFDPKHPVAKGKSHTWSSAFGDAAAAMAQADDRVWVITPAMREGSGLVEYSKTHADRYLDVGIAEDVAVTVGAGLALRGEKPIVAIYSTFLQRAFDQVVHDVALDELDVIFAIDRAGLVGGDGATHQGIYDLAYLRTVPHVGIGMPRDATELRGMLKAAHRLGGPKAIRWPRGSVAPAADTPFAEWPEVRWGSWEVVKDGTDVVVLGIGPTVDYALAAAADDPRVAVVNARFVKPLDTELLLRLVRPAKAIVTVEDHTVVGGLGSAVLEALADAGVATRLVRLGVQDTTVPHGDPVAQHEELGYGPKAIGRALARLGVGPGARDGRAAAI
- a CDS encoding SOS response-associated peptidase — encoded protein: MGKIDKDVQALIDELGPDGYYRRILTAMQQGGLGFNLAPTEQIAFVAQPHGVETTLVGRWGLEPGWVRDPAQVKSTLFNARAESAAEKPSFRDALRRSRCVVPVSGFYEWQPIEGAKRKQPYWIARQDGRPLIIAGLYALHEWGASFTLLTTSPNALMAPIHDRMPVILDPADVDRWLDPELTDPAAVQDLLRPCPDEWLTARALTRPVGDWEPE
- a CDS encoding sulfite exporter TauE/SafE family protein; its protein translation is MSLSWHALIIGLAGGFFGSMVGLGGAVVMIPLMTGWAKISQHKAHATSLIAVVFTGLVGAWAYAGDGKLDWGIAVTVGVAAVVTSIIAAAYSAKVPAGLLKKIFGGLLVAAAVLLISGLEVSGTGIGGAWRIPSALLLGLMSGTLTGLLGIGGGAFVVPLLVFAFGLPQHIAQGTSLAVMIPAGIAGTLVHARAGRLDPKLAVGLIIGVAIGAFGGGKLALLTPERPLQIIFGLILLWTGARYLLPRRKPTP
- a CDS encoding ABC transporter permease subunit produces the protein MDRRRGTPSGPSLTVLPVSVAVGRGRLSVWDAVAFCVLLAVLALVALGGRGAFAELGAAEAGARSLDPRSLPWYAARTSLRMVIALGASFLFTLGYATLAAKNRRAGAFLIPLLDVLQSVPVLGFVSVATLFFLNLTPGRVFGAELVALFAIFTSQAWNMTFSLYASLLSVPKELEEVGRSFMLGASARFWRIELPYALPPLVWNAMVSMSGAWFFVVAAESIAVGNTTIDLPGVGTYIASALAARDLAAVGWAILTMACVILAYDVLLFRPLVAWSARFRYDTGYGGGEEEASVVYRALTRSRLVRGVVARLAASTPRRRPTAPPRPALPSDPARERRLDAVFGCVAGGAALTCLVLAWRYLGDAVSAAEAWRVVVLGSYTALRVFVLVGVASLVWVPIAVHVGLRPRLRALVQPAAQVLAAFPANLLFPLAVWAIVRYGLDPNVWLSPLMILGTQWYILFNVAAGAAGIPSELRDVSAGFHVRGWLWWRKVALPAVASTFLTGVVTASGGAWNASIVAELVHWGDETIEAAGLGAYIVKATTDGDGARIVLGIAVMSLYVVLINRAVWEPLRRHVARRFRLE